A single genomic interval of Juglans regia cultivar Chandler chromosome 1, Walnut 2.0, whole genome shotgun sequence harbors:
- the LOC109003191 gene encoding uncharacterized protein LOC109003191 isoform X2, which produces MMVDSANSARLRLLRLSEAAEKLRRQAAISLQTGKENDAREALFQKKKVMLALEKSKSRIELLDELSTKLNEAISLKENNLVRSVAVDLDNVEETSSNLVRIISLKQENTDLNEIKEFEHSALEFGGRKDLQLSSQSQEILPVDNDPEDLQASSSVGIWKDDIMAGLSGVSSYKDFLEHLDQELGSIEAELLTILRVSTLVLDDNDTTKNFKVQQTRELLQDIRGIRKRIGCIKLTKVETA; this is translated from the exons ATGATGGTTGATTCAGCGAATAGTGCAAGGTTGAGGCTTCTGCGATTATCAGAGGCAGCTGAGAAGCTTCGACGACAGGCAGCTATTAGTTTGCAAACTGGGAAGGAAAATGATGCAAGGGAAGCACTCTTTCAGAAAAAGAAGGTCATGCTAGCCTTGGAGAAGTCAAAGAGCCGCATTGAATTGCTTGATGAGCTTTCCACAAAGCTTAATGAG GCAATATCtctgaaagaaaataatctGGTTAGAAGTGTTGCTGTGGATCTTGACAATGTTGAAGAAACTTCATCCAATCTTGTTCGGATTATATCACTAAAGCAGGAAAATACAGATCTAAATGAGATCAAAGAATTTGAACATAGTGCTCTGGAGTTTGGTGGTAGAAAAGATTTGCAGCTCTCCTCACAGAGTCAAGAAATCCTACCAGTCGATAACGATCCAGAGGATCTTCAAGCTTCTTCGAGTGTGGGCATTTGGAAAGATGACATCATGGCTGGATTGAGTGGAGTATCCTCTTATAAGGATTTCTTGGAACATCTGGATCAAGAGCTTGGCAGTATTGAAGCAGAACTTCTGACCATTTTGAGGGTCTCAACATTGGTGCTAGATGACAACGATACAACAAAAAACTTCAAGGTGCAGCAAACACGGGAACTTCTTCAGGACATCCGTGGCATCAGAAAGAG AATTGGATGTATCAAATTGACAAAGGTCGAGACCGCATGA